A single window of Clostridia bacterium DNA harbors:
- a CDS encoding branched-chain amino acid ABC transporter permease, with protein MLGQQIVSGLSAGCLYALAALGLVLIYRTMDIVNFAHGEMAMISTFVAHTLLVRAGLPYVLAALGALVFAALFGMIVERVFLRPIQNGPLISMMIMTLGLLMVLSGAAGWVWGFDPMSFPRAVRGAPLFVGDLIITRDTLLVLAVTLAMAGALYAVLRFTMAGIAIRATSQNSRAARLMGVPVPRVYSLTWGISAVLGAVAGILIAPTTFLSPSMMAEVQIKAFTAAVLGGFTSLPGAVLGGLLLGVLENIVAGYISTQLKSTFAFALIMVVLFIRPNGLLGSTQRRKV; from the coding sequence ATGCTCGGCCAGCAGATCGTAAGCGGGCTCTCGGCGGGGTGCCTGTACGCCCTGGCGGCGCTGGGGCTAGTGTTGATATACCGCACAATGGACATAGTCAATTTCGCCCACGGCGAGATGGCCATGATATCCACGTTCGTTGCGCACACGCTGCTCGTGCGCGCAGGGCTTCCCTACGTCCTGGCCGCCCTCGGCGCACTCGTATTCGCTGCGCTATTCGGCATGATCGTAGAGCGTGTGTTCCTGAGGCCGATCCAGAACGGGCCGCTGATCAGCATGATGATAATGACACTCGGCCTACTCATGGTGCTGAGTGGAGCAGCCGGCTGGGTGTGGGGATTCGACCCAATGAGTTTCCCACGCGCAGTGCGAGGCGCGCCTCTCTTCGTCGGCGATCTCATCATCACCCGTGATACCCTCCTTGTGCTCGCAGTGACGCTGGCAATGGCGGGAGCGCTTTATGCGGTGCTCAGGTTCACCATGGCCGGCATTGCGATAAGAGCGACCAGCCAGAATTCCCGGGCCGCTCGGCTGATGGGGGTCCCTGTGCCGAGGGTATACTCGCTGACCTGGGGCATTAGCGCCGTGCTGGGGGCGGTGGCGGGGATACTCATCGCGCCTACTACGTTCCTGAGTCCGAGCATGATGGCGGAAGTGCAGATCAAGGCGTTCACAGCCGCTGTTCTCGGAGGCTTCACTAGTTTGCCTGGCGCCGTGTTGGGAGGCCTGCTTCTCGGGGTTCTTGAGAACATCGTGGCGGGCTACATATCGACTCAGCTGAAGAGCACATTCGCTTTTGCGCTCATCATGGTCGTCCTGTTCATCAGGCCAAACGGGCTTCTGGGCTCGACTCAGAGAAGGAAGGTGTGA
- a CDS encoding ABC transporter ATP-binding protein, with the protein MAMLELNGVTVRFGGLVAVNSLSFKVEKGDIHGLIGPNGAGKSTVFNCISRFIRPEEGSIFFAGRPLDCEPHDVVLRGIGRTFQNVELFRGQTVMDNILLGMHTAGAADFIGGAFLSRRVKAEEVELRLRAAEVLKFLGIAEYAARPALGLPYGVQKLIELGRALALRPSMILLDEPVAGMNPTERVELAKVIRRIRDEFQMTVLLVEHDMSFVMGLCNAITVMNFGSKIAEGTPSEVQRNPSVIQAYLGEDTEDAATK; encoded by the coding sequence ATGGCGATGCTTGAGCTCAATGGGGTTACCGTTAGGTTCGGCGGGCTTGTTGCAGTGAACTCCCTGAGCTTCAAGGTGGAGAAGGGAGATATACACGGTCTGATTGGACCCAACGGGGCTGGCAAGAGCACCGTCTTCAACTGCATCAGCCGTTTCATCAGGCCCGAGGAAGGAAGTATTTTCTTCGCCGGCAGACCTCTGGACTGCGAACCCCACGATGTAGTGCTCCGCGGCATCGGCCGGACTTTTCAGAACGTGGAGCTGTTCCGCGGCCAGACAGTGATGGACAACATCCTTCTCGGGATGCACACTGCCGGCGCCGCTGATTTCATCGGAGGGGCCTTCCTCTCGCGAAGGGTGAAAGCCGAGGAGGTGGAACTCCGGCTGCGAGCCGCTGAGGTCCTGAAGTTCCTTGGGATTGCCGAGTACGCGGCACGCCCGGCGCTTGGCCTGCCGTATGGCGTGCAGAAACTGATCGAGCTCGGTAGGGCTCTGGCTCTGCGTCCAAGCATGATCCTTCTAGATGAGCCCGTGGCGGGGATGAATCCAACAGAACGGGTTGAGCTCGCGAAGGTGATAAGGCGGATAAGGGACGAATTCCAGATGACGGTCCTCCTAGTGGAGCACGACATGTCGTTCGTTATGGGCCTGTGCAACGCGATCACCGTGATGAACTTCGGCAGCAAGATCGCGGAGGGGACCCCTTCGGAGGTGCAGAGAAACCCGTCGGTTATCCAAGCATACCTCGGGGAGGACACAGAAGATGCTGCGACTAAGTAA
- a CDS encoding branched-chain amino acid ABC transporter permease: MKDRASGSRACADRAASAASAARPAAAISVRARHGFLSTPTSKRLMLALALILLPLITVAVDRAYVVYIYSLVMVYVIVTLGLNILTGYTGQISIGHAGFMAISAYASAILTGRFGLPFPVAMILAALLSAVVGLGLGIPALRLRGHYLAICTLGFGVAVSQLSAVWEAFTGGYQGMKVPTASALGFRFDTDLRYYYLALVVTWLLIEAARNMLHTRPGRALMAVRDSEVAAQAMGINLSKYKVAAFAISAFYAGMAGSLYAHLVKYVSPFDFSGAVSMTLLASIVVGGLGSVPGSILGAVFMTLLPHVFSRVKNLPLVLSGISLILVVLFLPYGLVSLPWRIRSLRSGVKRGASHGDA; this comes from the coding sequence ATGAAGGATAGAGCATCTGGCAGCAGGGCGTGTGCGGATCGTGCAGCTTCTGCGGCTTCTGCGGCGAGGCCCGCAGCTGCCATCAGCGTCCGTGCGCGACATGGCTTCCTCTCAACGCCCACCAGCAAGAGACTCATGCTTGCTCTGGCTCTGATCCTGCTTCCTCTGATCACCGTGGCCGTGGATAGGGCGTATGTAGTCTACATCTATAGCCTCGTGATGGTGTACGTGATAGTTACCCTAGGACTGAACATCCTCACAGGATACACCGGGCAGATATCGATTGGGCACGCAGGGTTCATGGCCATATCGGCCTACGCTTCTGCGATCCTTACAGGCCGGTTCGGATTACCGTTCCCAGTCGCGATGATCCTGGCGGCGCTGCTATCGGCAGTCGTTGGCCTTGGCCTTGGAATCCCGGCGCTGAGGCTGAGAGGGCATTACCTGGCCATTTGCACTCTCGGTTTCGGTGTTGCGGTGAGCCAGCTCTCGGCGGTGTGGGAGGCTTTCACAGGAGGATACCAGGGTATGAAAGTGCCCACCGCCTCGGCCTTAGGGTTTAGGTTCGACACCGACCTCCGCTATTACTACCTTGCTCTTGTTGTGACATGGCTGCTGATTGAAGCGGCTAGGAACATGCTTCACACGCGACCTGGCCGGGCCCTGATGGCTGTTCGGGATAGCGAAGTGGCGGCGCAGGCTATGGGGATAAACCTGTCCAAGTACAAGGTGGCCGCGTTCGCCATAAGCGCCTTTTACGCCGGAATGGCAGGGAGCCTTTACGCGCATCTGGTGAAATACGTGAGCCCCTTCGACTTCAGCGGCGCAGTGTCCATGACTTTGCTTGCCTCCATTGTGGTGGGCGGATTGGGCAGTGTTCCAGGTTCAATACTGGGAGCGGTGTTCATGACCCTGCTTCCCCACGTGTTCAGCCGCGTGAAGAATCTGCCCTTGGTTCTATCAGGGATCTCGCTGATCCTCGTGGTGCTGTTCCTGCCATATGGGCTCGTGAGCCTACCGTGGCGCATTAGGAGCCTCAGATCTGGTGTGAAGAGGGGTGCGAGCCATGGCGATGCTTGA
- the fabG gene encoding 3-oxoacyl-ACP reductase FabG: MRLDGKVAIVTGGASGIGKETCRVFAAEGAKVVIADYNEAAGRAFEAELTAAGHAALFLQVDVSSSEQVKKTVATVVEKFGRIDILINNAGITADASLMKMTEEQWDRVISINLKGVFNFTQAVAAVMAPAGKGKIVSASSVVGIQGNFGQTNYVAAKAGVIGMTKVWARELGRKGIRVNAVAPGFILTDMTAKMPETVLDGMKSKTPVGRLGLPKDIANAYLFLASDESDFVNGAVLSVDGGVTI; encoded by the coding sequence ATGAGGCTTGATGGCAAGGTAGCGATAGTGACAGGCGGTGCGTCGGGAATCGGCAAGGAGACCTGCAGGGTATTCGCGGCAGAGGGAGCAAAGGTGGTCATCGCGGACTACAACGAGGCCGCGGGCCGGGCATTCGAGGCGGAGCTTACCGCTGCGGGGCACGCGGCTCTGTTCTTGCAGGTTGACGTGTCCTCAAGCGAGCAGGTAAAGAAGACTGTGGCTACGGTAGTCGAAAAGTTCGGGAGAATCGATATTCTCATCAACAACGCTGGCATAACCGCGGATGCTAGCCTTATGAAAATGACTGAGGAGCAGTGGGATCGGGTCATCAGCATTAACCTCAAGGGAGTGTTCAACTTCACCCAGGCGGTTGCGGCAGTGATGGCGCCCGCCGGCAAGGGGAAGATCGTGAGCGCCTCCTCGGTGGTTGGGATTCAGGGCAACTTCGGGCAGACGAATTACGTTGCTGCCAAGGCCGGCGTGATCGGGATGACCAAGGTATGGGCGCGCGAGCTCGGCAGGAAGGGCATACGCGTGAATGCTGTTGCCCCTGGCTTCATTCTGACTGACATGACTGCAAAGATGCCGGAGACTGTGCTCGATGGAATGAAGTCCAAGACCCCAGTGGGCCGGCTCGGGCTTCCAAAGGACATCGCGAACGCCTATCTATTCCTCGCCTCCGATGAGTCGGACTTCGTGAACGGGGCCGTTCTCTCAGTCGACGGAGGCGTGACAATCTAG
- a CDS encoding ABC transporter substrate-binding protein, producing MKKFWLSVSACLVALLLVTIPGTIIAAPVPGITADQVLIGAFQDQSGPAAVVGINMRKGMEAYLNWINAQGGVNGRKIKLIVEDDGFQASRSIAATKKLVEQDKVFALVGTLGTPGLAATIDYIVEKDVPSIYQGSGISSLAYPPKKQFFPVQPNYISEGRIIAQYVVEHLKHKRIAVACEQTDIGSQGLRGVKDQLSRYNMEPVEVVNFGAADVDFSSQILKLIKAKPESVIIYSTLKPCAGLLKQAATMGLNAQFLTTYVNADPVQMPALAGEACVGLIAPGWVPVLGNDADSAKYLEIYQKSFPKEMPSAFAAAGFIAAEVFTEGLKRAGNNPTREGLIAAMETFNDWDGIMAKGITYTPEFRSGKASMYFMKFMKPKFEQGSVEVISEWIKLKI from the coding sequence ATGAAGAAGTTCTGGCTTTCGGTCTCGGCGTGCCTCGTCGCTCTTCTCCTAGTGACCATCCCCGGCACGATCATCGCCGCGCCAGTGCCTGGCATAACTGCTGACCAAGTCCTAATTGGGGCATTCCAGGATCAGTCCGGGCCGGCTGCTGTCGTTGGCATCAACATGCGTAAGGGCATGGAGGCCTACTTGAACTGGATCAACGCCCAGGGCGGCGTCAATGGCAGGAAGATCAAGCTCATCGTGGAGGACGACGGGTTCCAGGCATCCCGTTCAATCGCCGCCACAAAGAAGCTCGTGGAGCAGGACAAGGTGTTCGCGCTCGTGGGCACTCTGGGGACTCCCGGATTGGCTGCGACTATCGACTACATCGTGGAGAAGGACGTGCCCTCGATCTATCAGGGGAGCGGCATTTCGTCTCTTGCGTACCCTCCCAAGAAGCAGTTCTTCCCGGTCCAGCCCAACTACATCAGTGAAGGCCGCATCATCGCCCAGTACGTGGTTGAGCACCTCAAGCACAAGCGGATCGCGGTTGCGTGTGAGCAGACCGATATCGGATCCCAGGGCCTTCGCGGCGTGAAGGACCAGCTTTCCAGGTACAACATGGAGCCTGTGGAGGTCGTCAACTTCGGCGCCGCCGACGTGGACTTCAGCTCTCAGATCCTCAAGCTGATCAAGGCCAAGCCTGAGTCGGTCATCATCTACTCAACCCTGAAGCCGTGCGCCGGTCTCCTGAAGCAGGCGGCCACGATGGGCCTGAATGCCCAGTTCCTGACCACTTACGTCAACGCCGATCCCGTTCAGATGCCTGCCCTCGCCGGCGAGGCGTGCGTGGGCCTGATCGCCCCAGGATGGGTGCCCGTGCTCGGAAACGACGCCGATTCCGCCAAGTACCTTGAGATCTATCAGAAGAGCTTCCCGAAGGAGATGCCGAGCGCCTTCGCCGCTGCCGGTTTCATTGCGGCTGAAGTCTTCACCGAGGGCCTGAAGCGGGCCGGCAACAACCCCACCCGAGAGGGACTCATTGCAGCAATGGAGACCTTCAACGATTGGGACGGCATCATGGCAAAGGGAATCACCTACACCCCAGAGTTCAGGTCAGGCAAGGCTTCGATGTACTTCATGAAGTTCATGAAGCCCAAGTTCGAGCAGGGTTCAGTCGAGGTCATCTCCGAGTGGATCAAGCTGAAGATATGA
- a CDS encoding creatininase family protein: MADPGDITIREYVEMRLPELTALDRDHTVFLISVSPIEVHGPHLPVGTDVFISEDLVIRYAVELHKSHPELAFVKLPPLYAGSDALPVKGSLSVPAAHVEGVLTAYGKGLARQGFHYLFVADNHGGPRHQMATEAAARRLWRNHRFYLIDPFNLDFRYMVQHDPGFMKKTGLGPGVCGDDPDSHAGTNETSLMLASCPERAPANYREAAPSLPPPVKGGAALTAGLGRFLRALGGRVLGQDLEHLANTLAWVSDPNMVPYMGDPSRATREAGEAMIAARVKVATELFERALASGGADPVHIAPMLWGIRLMRRLPE, encoded by the coding sequence ATGGCAGACCCAGGCGATATCACAATCCGGGAGTATGTGGAGATGCGCTTGCCGGAACTGACGGCGCTGGATCGCGATCACACCGTGTTTCTTATCAGCGTGAGCCCTATCGAAGTTCATGGACCCCACCTTCCTGTAGGGACCGACGTGTTCATCTCAGAGGACTTGGTCATCCGATACGCCGTCGAGTTGCACAAGAGTCACCCGGAGCTGGCGTTCGTGAAGCTGCCTCCGCTGTACGCGGGATCAGACGCCCTTCCAGTGAAGGGGTCGCTTTCGGTGCCGGCGGCCCATGTGGAGGGCGTTCTTACTGCGTACGGAAAGGGCCTTGCGAGGCAAGGCTTCCATTACCTGTTCGTGGCCGATAACCATGGCGGGCCGAGGCATCAGATGGCCACTGAAGCAGCTGCCAGGAGGCTGTGGCGCAATCACAGATTCTATCTGATCGACCCGTTCAACCTAGACTTTCGCTACATGGTGCAGCATGATCCGGGTTTTATGAAGAAGACCGGCTTGGGCCCTGGAGTGTGCGGTGACGACCCAGATAGCCACGCCGGGACGAACGAGACATCCCTGATGCTTGCATCATGCCCGGAGCGGGCGCCCGCGAACTATCGCGAGGCAGCGCCGTCGCTGCCGCCGCCGGTTAAGGGCGGCGCGGCTTTGACGGCTGGCCTTGGCAGGTTCCTGCGGGCTCTGGGCGGGCGTGTTCTCGGACAGGACCTTGAGCACCTGGCCAACACCTTGGCCTGGGTGAGCGATCCCAACATGGTTCCATACATGGGCGATCCGAGCAGGGCGACGCGCGAGGCTGGCGAGGCAATGATCGCCGCACGGGTGAAGGTAGCCACAGAACTCTTCGAGCGCGCTCTTGCTAGCGGAGGCGCTGACCCTGTGCATATCGCCCCCATGCTATGGGGCATACGATTGATGCGGCGGCTGCCGGAGTAG
- a CDS encoding P1 family peptidase gives MSGVLPQAQERVQPRPRARDIGIHTGILEPGAYNAITDVPGVMVGHCTISRGEGKLVRGEGPVRTGVTAILPHDGNLFQEKVPAAAYVLNGFGKSIGICQVNELGNIETPIVLTNTLNVGIVADAVVEWSLGQNPEIGVNTGTVNPVVGEINDGSLNDIQGRHVHKEDVFSAIRNAFSGPVDEGSVGAGAGSSCMGWKGGIGAASRLLPGKLGGFTVGVLVQSNFGGVLTVNGAPVGRELGRFAYKECLEERLPESPDEHLENGSAVGPVDDGSVMVIIATNAPMDHRQLRRLAKRAGMGLARTGFFGSNGSGDFFISFSTAQRVPHSSGSAVLTTAVMSNDAVSALFLAVVEATEEAVLNSILRATTVVGRDGNTVEAINIDDLLRVMRKYNTLNWHETLPPRGRA, from the coding sequence TTGTCTGGCGTTCTGCCTCAAGCTCAGGAGAGGGTTCAGCCACGTCCGCGGGCCCGAGATATCGGAATACACACAGGGATACTCGAGCCAGGCGCGTACAACGCAATAACTGATGTGCCCGGGGTAATGGTGGGGCACTGTACCATTTCGAGAGGCGAGGGGAAGTTGGTCCGCGGGGAGGGGCCTGTGAGAACAGGCGTCACCGCGATACTGCCTCACGATGGGAATCTGTTTCAGGAGAAAGTGCCTGCTGCTGCCTACGTTCTGAACGGTTTCGGCAAGTCCATAGGGATCTGCCAGGTGAACGAATTGGGCAACATTGAGACGCCGATAGTGCTGACGAACACGTTGAACGTGGGGATCGTCGCCGACGCGGTCGTCGAGTGGTCACTTGGGCAGAACCCGGAGATCGGCGTGAACACCGGGACCGTCAATCCCGTGGTGGGAGAGATCAACGATGGCAGCCTCAACGACATTCAGGGGCGACACGTTCACAAGGAAGATGTGTTTTCGGCGATACGGAACGCCTTCTCAGGGCCCGTTGACGAGGGTTCGGTCGGAGCAGGCGCCGGAAGCAGTTGCATGGGGTGGAAGGGCGGCATCGGCGCCGCGTCCAGGTTGCTTCCGGGGAAGCTGGGAGGATTCACCGTCGGCGTGCTTGTGCAGTCGAACTTCGGAGGTGTGCTCACTGTAAACGGGGCTCCTGTTGGGCGCGAGCTTGGGCGGTTTGCGTACAAGGAGTGCCTCGAAGAGAGACTCCCGGAGAGTCCTGATGAACATCTTGAGAACGGATCGGCTGTCGGGCCGGTAGACGATGGCTCGGTGATGGTGATCATCGCCACGAATGCGCCCATGGACCACCGCCAGCTCAGGCGGCTGGCGAAACGGGCGGGCATGGGCCTTGCCAGGACGGGATTCTTCGGCAGCAACGGCTCCGGCGACTTCTTCATTTCCTTCTCAACAGCGCAGCGAGTTCCGCACTCATCCGGCTCGGCGGTGCTAACGACTGCAGTGATGAGCAATGACGCAGTATCAGCCCTTTTCCTTGCAGTCGTGGAAGCGACGGAGGAAGCGGTGCTCAATTCCATTCTCAGAGCCACAACGGTTGTGGGGCGAGACGGAAATACCGTCGAGGCGATAAACATAGACGACTTGCTGCGGGTCATGCGCAAGTACAACACGCTGAACTGGCATGAGACTCTTCCGCCGAGGGGTCGCGCGTGA
- a CDS encoding acetyl-CoA C-acetyltransferase yields MREVVITSAVRTAIGSFNGTLAPFQAWELGAIAIKEALARSSVEPGAVDEVFLGSILTGAQGSNPARRASLKAGLPVEVPATTLNMVCGSGLKSVVLAAQAIGAGDDEIVVAGGAESMSNAVYFMDSARWGMRMGHGQIKDEMIMNALWCPFGDVHMGITAENVAAKYGITRQEQDEFALASQIKANAAIASGKFEREIVPVEIPQKKGDPILFAKDEYPRAGATIEGLAKLKPAFKKDGTVTAGNASGINDGAAAVVVMSAERAAKLGIKPLAVIRSYGYAGVEPSIMGMGPVPATKKALAKIGAAVGDMDLIEANEAFAAQSLGVARELNWDPTRVNVNGGAIALGHPVGASGARILVTLIHALIDRGLKKGLATLCVGGGQGVSAVIEIV; encoded by the coding sequence ATGAGAGAGGTCGTCATTACATCTGCGGTCAGAACTGCAATCGGCTCGTTCAATGGCACTCTGGCGCCATTCCAAGCCTGGGAACTCGGGGCTATCGCTATCAAGGAGGCACTGGCGCGTTCGAGTGTAGAGCCTGGAGCTGTGGATGAAGTATTCCTTGGAAGCATCCTAACTGGGGCGCAGGGCTCCAATCCCGCGCGTAGGGCATCTTTGAAGGCAGGCCTGCCAGTCGAGGTTCCCGCCACTACGTTGAATATGGTGTGCGGCTCCGGGCTGAAGTCAGTCGTGCTGGCTGCCCAGGCCATTGGGGCCGGCGATGACGAAATCGTGGTAGCTGGCGGGGCGGAGAGCATGTCCAACGCGGTTTACTTCATGGACAGCGCCAGATGGGGTATGCGCATGGGCCATGGCCAGATCAAGGACGAGATGATAATGAACGCCCTGTGGTGCCCGTTCGGCGACGTGCACATGGGAATCACGGCTGAGAACGTAGCGGCCAAGTACGGAATCACCCGCCAGGAGCAGGACGAGTTCGCCCTCGCAAGCCAGATCAAGGCGAACGCGGCCATCGCATCTGGTAAGTTCGAACGCGAGATCGTGCCTGTGGAGATTCCGCAGAAGAAGGGCGATCCGATTCTGTTCGCCAAGGACGAATATCCTCGGGCAGGCGCCACGATCGAGGGCCTCGCCAAGCTGAAGCCTGCGTTCAAGAAAGACGGAACAGTCACAGCTGGGAACGCATCTGGCATAAACGACGGGGCTGCAGCCGTGGTGGTGATGAGCGCCGAGCGTGCAGCGAAGCTTGGGATCAAGCCTCTCGCGGTGATCCGTTCCTATGGGTACGCTGGAGTAGAGCCATCCATCATGGGCATGGGCCCTGTTCCAGCCACGAAGAAGGCACTCGCCAAGATCGGCGCGGCCGTAGGCGACATGGACCTCATCGAAGCCAATGAGGCATTCGCAGCTCAGTCTCTGGGGGTTGCCCGGGAACTCAATTGGGACCCCACCCGTGTCAACGTCAACGGTGGGGCCATAGCTCTCGGCCATCCAGTGGGCGCGAGCGGCGCTCGCATTCTCGTTACGCTGATCCACGCACTCATAGACAGGGGCCTCAAGAAGGGCCTTGCCACTCTGTGTGTTGGCGGAGGGCAGGGCGTTTCCGCCGTGATAGAGATCGTCTGA
- a CDS encoding ABC transporter ATP-binding protein, protein MLRLSKLQVNYGMVSALTDVSLEVREGEIVALLGANGAGKTTTLRAISGICRPAFGSIEFAGKRIDGCPPERIVSLGIVQAPEGRQVFPELSVKENLLIGTYSRRDRRSIPDDFTRVYARFPILKERETQPAGTLSGGEQQMLAIGRALMASPRLLLLDEPSLGLAPIVTRQIFDIIRTLNDEGTTILLVEQNARLALAISKRAYILEIGKVVLSGRSEELMKSEEVKRSYLGGNAGR, encoded by the coding sequence ATGCTGCGACTAAGTAAGCTCCAGGTCAACTACGGCATGGTCTCTGCACTCACTGACGTGTCTCTCGAGGTCCGCGAGGGCGAAATAGTGGCCTTGCTCGGTGCAAACGGAGCTGGGAAGACCACCACACTAAGGGCGATCTCAGGCATATGCCGACCGGCCTTTGGAAGCATCGAGTTTGCAGGCAAGCGCATCGATGGCTGCCCGCCCGAACGCATAGTCTCGTTAGGCATCGTGCAGGCGCCGGAGGGACGGCAGGTCTTCCCGGAGCTGTCAGTGAAGGAGAACCTCCTGATAGGGACCTACTCGCGCCGCGATCGCAGGAGCATCCCCGATGACTTCACACGGGTGTATGCGCGTTTCCCCATCCTGAAGGAGCGGGAAACCCAGCCGGCCGGCACCCTGTCCGGAGGAGAACAACAGATGCTGGCGATCGGCCGCGCTCTCATGGCCAGTCCGAGGCTGCTTCTCCTTGACGAGCCTTCTCTCGGACTCGCGCCCATAGTCACGAGGCAGATATTCGATATCATTAGGACCCTCAATGATGAGGGCACGACAATACTCCTCGTTGAGCAAAACGCCCGGCTGGCCCTGGCCATCTCGAAACGGGCCTACATTCTTGAGATAGGCAAAGTTGTCCTATCCGGCCGGAGCGAAGAGCTTATGAAGAGCGAGGAGGTGAAGCGGTCTTACTTGGGCGGGAATGCGGGCAGGTAG